One Fuerstiella marisgermanici DNA window includes the following coding sequences:
- a CDS encoding AAA family ATPase: MLKSLELFGFKSFADKTVFEFHDGITGVVGPNGSGKSNVVDSIKWLLGDQSAKSLRGKEMTDVIFNGSTSRGGAQFAEATLTFDNTTRYLPVDSDEVSIGRRLWKTGDSEYLINRNPGRLKDVRELLMGTGAGAASYCIIEQGRVDQILQSNAANRRLIFEEAAGISRFKQRKVEAERRLERVEQNLLRLTDIVDEVDSQVKSIRSQAKRAMQFREVSTELEKLWVGMVADDFRRQSMVRERLNAQKEAAAATLTETRERQQQAELQLAEADKALSAVDDELREAERSRAELRSRISSLETTLRHHVARESELNSEAVRLQRQQALMDGRVSEAEKEEGHLKNVLTLEEKRFAERKSEQETNVQRLQELHAAVDAAQLAIQETRHELVSESKVSTELATDIGGLRHQQQSLKQRRHELTHAKETLAQELAALEQQVTGFQQQVEAARQQVTLAEEAADKVIGDRDQLLNEQTQSRESLADLREQRSAAMARKTVLEDLEDRQEGFGIGAREILRRAEEGSSEPWSLIRGSVADLLDVDMDNAALLEVALSGRAQLLVIDRFAPLVNYINSGRCQITGRVGFVSLEHADAVGPRTPQSSEPIDAEDSIDQKRGADKSWHGDLGLGMFDDDWLGGDLESSVGDEFVPQLKVAWVDENGEIPIVRSVFADRSTEIVSLVGKPGVLGRADSLARSPKHIPSLAAQLLADTWVVRSLDDGLRLQQEFGPDYRFVTLQGELVEKDRTLFTGTVRSESAVVSRKSELRRLKNELNRIEHLISERDLRLRTLVASIEMADTELQASREAVEQQLVILRNEQQQLAEVQQTFASSRKNDEILSGQLESMTANIDELTEQLTAKETQQQQADQLVKDLQQEIDEAERSLLQDRQQIDLLEKSRTEANLELTRSEERLLGIRDAIQRLEDDLEQRRLQQQEASRRLLIGVERLGELNLGRLNVAAEIAEMLVYDDQLTSEIMRRSNARNLLRSRRQEATSAEQQARQICRQHEKQFHEIELKVSSIDHQLETSAERIQDEFQITVEEAVEAGRSAVAVSLTEEAIAEAGGGQTARASDDDDSDDDVSDAEESAVDEAHDLEIEYEVTVDDPQAQQILRDDERYDALRETVDARVGKLRRQLKKLGNVGTDSLDNLNELETRFERLHSQLKDLEAARDTLRDMVRQINVESRRMFEESFACIREHFRELFRRLFGGGEADVILEDPEDVLDCSIDVVARPPGKELRSISLLSGGEKTMTAVALLLSIFKSRPSPFCILDEVDAALDDANIGRFVGVLKDFRAETQFIMITHRKPTMAVTDVLYGVTMEESGISKRLVVRFEEIDEKGNFVPRDDRQSRAA, encoded by the coding sequence ATGCTTAAGTCGCTCGAACTCTTTGGCTTCAAGAGTTTTGCCGACAAAACCGTTTTCGAATTCCACGATGGCATCACTGGTGTCGTGGGGCCGAACGGTAGCGGCAAGAGCAACGTCGTAGACTCAATTAAGTGGCTGCTGGGCGACCAGAGCGCCAAAAGCCTGCGTGGCAAGGAGATGACGGATGTCATCTTTAATGGTTCCACCAGCCGCGGTGGAGCTCAGTTTGCTGAAGCGACACTGACCTTCGACAATACCACGCGCTATCTGCCCGTCGACAGCGACGAAGTTTCCATTGGCCGACGGTTGTGGAAAACGGGCGATTCCGAGTACCTCATCAATCGTAATCCGGGCCGACTGAAAGATGTTCGCGAACTTCTGATGGGCACGGGCGCCGGTGCGGCGTCTTACTGTATTATCGAACAGGGCCGAGTCGACCAGATTCTGCAATCGAATGCGGCCAACCGTCGGCTGATCTTCGAAGAAGCGGCGGGCATCAGTCGTTTTAAGCAACGCAAGGTCGAAGCCGAACGGCGGTTGGAACGAGTAGAACAAAACTTGTTGCGGCTGACCGACATCGTGGACGAAGTGGATTCGCAGGTAAAAAGCATTCGCAGCCAGGCCAAGCGAGCGATGCAGTTTCGCGAAGTGTCGACTGAGCTGGAGAAGCTGTGGGTCGGCATGGTGGCCGACGATTTTCGCCGTCAATCGATGGTCCGCGAACGCCTGAACGCTCAAAAAGAGGCGGCCGCCGCCACACTCACGGAAACACGCGAACGGCAGCAGCAAGCGGAACTGCAACTGGCCGAAGCTGACAAAGCTTTGTCTGCCGTTGACGACGAACTGCGAGAAGCCGAACGCAGTCGAGCCGAATTGCGTAGCCGTATTTCCAGCCTGGAAACCACGCTGCGGCATCATGTGGCGCGCGAATCAGAACTGAATTCCGAAGCCGTTCGTCTGCAACGGCAGCAGGCATTGATGGATGGCCGCGTTTCGGAAGCGGAAAAAGAAGAAGGGCACCTGAAGAACGTTCTGACGCTGGAAGAAAAACGATTTGCAGAGCGTAAATCCGAGCAGGAAACTAACGTCCAGCGGTTGCAGGAACTGCACGCGGCCGTCGATGCGGCTCAGCTGGCCATTCAGGAAACTCGACACGAACTGGTGTCCGAAAGCAAAGTCAGCACAGAGCTGGCAACGGACATCGGCGGACTCCGGCACCAACAGCAATCATTAAAACAGCGTCGCCACGAACTCACGCATGCCAAAGAAACGCTGGCTCAGGAACTGGCGGCGTTAGAACAACAGGTGACGGGATTCCAGCAGCAGGTCGAAGCTGCGCGACAACAGGTCACACTAGCCGAGGAAGCAGCCGACAAGGTCATTGGTGATCGCGATCAGCTGTTGAACGAACAAACGCAGTCACGAGAATCGCTGGCTGACTTGCGTGAACAACGCAGCGCCGCGATGGCTCGGAAAACGGTACTGGAAGATCTGGAAGACCGGCAGGAAGGCTTCGGCATCGGAGCTCGCGAAATTCTGCGCCGTGCGGAAGAAGGCAGCAGCGAACCGTGGAGTTTGATTCGCGGGAGCGTCGCCGACCTGCTGGACGTCGACATGGACAACGCAGCATTGCTGGAAGTGGCGTTGTCTGGCCGAGCTCAGTTGCTGGTCATTGACCGCTTCGCTCCGCTGGTGAACTATATCAATTCGGGGCGCTGTCAGATCACCGGGCGGGTCGGCTTCGTTTCTCTGGAACATGCGGATGCCGTCGGGCCTCGAACCCCTCAATCGTCCGAACCGATCGATGCAGAAGACAGCATCGACCAGAAACGCGGCGCGGATAAGTCGTGGCACGGGGATCTCGGGCTGGGCATGTTCGACGACGACTGGCTGGGTGGCGACCTTGAATCCTCCGTCGGCGACGAATTTGTACCGCAACTGAAAGTCGCATGGGTCGACGAAAATGGCGAGATCCCAATCGTGCGCTCTGTCTTTGCGGATCGCAGCACGGAAATCGTGAGTCTTGTCGGGAAGCCTGGTGTGCTTGGGCGAGCCGACAGTTTGGCTCGATCACCCAAACACATTCCGTCGCTGGCGGCTCAATTACTGGCAGACACATGGGTGGTGCGATCATTGGATGACGGCCTGCGACTGCAGCAGGAATTCGGTCCCGATTATCGCTTTGTCACGCTGCAGGGCGAACTGGTCGAAAAAGACCGCACTCTGTTTACAGGCACCGTCCGCAGTGAATCCGCCGTCGTGTCTCGTAAAAGCGAACTGCGTCGGCTGAAGAATGAACTGAACAGAATTGAGCACCTGATTTCGGAACGCGACCTGCGATTGCGGACGCTTGTCGCGTCAATCGAAATGGCAGACACAGAATTGCAGGCCAGCCGTGAGGCCGTTGAACAGCAACTGGTCATTCTGCGAAACGAACAACAGCAGTTGGCCGAAGTTCAACAGACGTTCGCCAGCAGCCGCAAGAATGATGAGATTCTAAGCGGCCAGTTGGAATCGATGACTGCCAACATCGATGAGTTGACGGAACAATTGACGGCCAAAGAGACGCAACAGCAGCAAGCTGACCAACTGGTCAAAGACCTGCAACAGGAAATTGACGAAGCTGAACGGAGCCTGCTGCAGGACCGCCAGCAGATAGACCTTCTGGAAAAAAGTCGCACCGAAGCGAATTTGGAACTCACGCGATCCGAGGAACGCCTGCTGGGAATCCGCGACGCGATCCAACGCTTGGAAGACGACCTGGAACAACGCCGCCTGCAACAGCAGGAAGCGTCGCGTCGTCTGTTGATCGGTGTCGAACGGCTTGGCGAGCTGAATCTTGGCCGATTGAATGTGGCCGCCGAGATCGCGGAAATGCTGGTCTACGACGATCAACTCACGTCTGAAATCATGCGCCGCAGCAACGCTCGCAACCTGCTGAGATCACGCCGACAGGAAGCGACATCAGCAGAACAGCAGGCACGGCAGATCTGTCGCCAGCACGAAAAGCAGTTTCATGAAATTGAACTGAAGGTCAGCAGTATCGACCATCAGTTGGAAACGTCGGCCGAACGAATTCAGGACGAATTTCAAATCACCGTCGAAGAAGCGGTTGAAGCTGGCCGTTCGGCTGTCGCCGTTTCACTGACGGAAGAGGCCATCGCAGAAGCCGGCGGCGGGCAGACAGCACGTGCATCAGACGACGACGATTCGGATGACGACGTCTCAGATGCAGAAGAAAGTGCGGTCGACGAAGCACATGATCTGGAAATCGAATACGAAGTCACAGTCGACGATCCGCAGGCTCAACAGATTTTGCGTGACGACGAGCGTTACGACGCACTGCGTGAGACAGTGGACGCGCGAGTCGGCAAGCTGCGGAGGCAGTTGAAGAAGCTTGGCAACGTCGGCACCGACAGCCTGGACAACCTGAACGAGCTGGAAACACGCTTCGAACGCCTGCATTCACAATTGAAAGACCTCGAAGCGGCCCGAGACACCCTGCGAGACATGGTGCGGCAGATCAATGTCGAAAGCCGGCGTATGTTTGAAGAATCGTTCGCGTGCATTCGTGAACACTTTCGCGAACTGTTCCGTCGGCTGTTCGGCGGCGGTGAAGCAGACGTCATTCTGGAAGACCCGGAAGACGTGCTGGACTGTTCGATCGACGTCGTGGCTCGCCCGCCCGGAAAAGAGCTGCGTAGTATCTCACTATTAAGTGGTGGCGAAAAAACGATGACGGCCGTGGCGCTGTTGCTGTCGATCTTCAAGAGCCGCCCGAGTCCGTTCTGTATCCTTGACGAAGTCGACGCCGCTTTGGACGACGCGAACATCGGCCGCTTTGTCGGTGTCCTGAAAGACTTCCGCGCGGAAACTCAGTTCATCATGATCACCCATCGAAAGCCAACAATGGCGGTCACGGACGTTCTCTACGGCGTGACGATGGAAGAAAGTGGCATCTCAAAACGGCTTGTCGTACGATTCGAAGAGATCGATGAGAAGGGCAACTTCGTGCCACGGGATGACCGACAAAGCCGAGCTGCGTAG
- a CDS encoding flagellar basal body P-ring protein FlgI has translation MKRKLSFDSTVRNVDPRRILLPTLCLVVVMSGISGCASSLLNMAGSNAIGSKFASLVGKDKKSSVEKEDDNDFDTSTKIETPLLSDYISVTGNNVVVLRGVGLVTGLDGTGGDPPPSHYRKELLDEMARIKVPNPQQVLASRNTALVTVIAYLPAMVREGQRFDVRVALPPNSEATSLKGGTLLETRLTEEATVSGRNLKGHKYGIAQGAILTALGDGGKANSGMLRRGSIPGGAVSSTERDLEIILRNEFRGSKTSHQIASVISRRLHHYNRIGQRIPMAEAKTDMMIELKVHPIYRNNFPRYQHMIRSIAYKESDVSRRLRIEQLSREILEPQSAKRAALALEAVGTDSIPFLQAALTSDNLEVRFHAAQALAYMEDSSGVSVLQEAAEGESAFRVYALAALSVIDDADAVIALRELMSSENLETRYGAVRALKEKNPHDPALGTQNFPRQFVLHAVESTSKPAVHVVRYRSPEVVVFGSQQTLRMPAVLNAGNRIRVMGRAGDKTVTVTKYRLNAEPERHTASTNLVDILHAVAALGATYPDVVQMLLEADDQKVLTGDFGVDRLPQAGRTFQRQSNNSLESSEKEARLGTPSHTPGLFDRLEDAEQRSSEESDSAMSRLFDANSEELDEPEKTTQADELLENVEGFLSEDADDAIEKMNLSEEAVPMEVLNDLEDNFEFEETDFKEPIGSKMRRLFTSPFNKKSEG, from the coding sequence ATGAAACGAAAATTGTCGTTCGACTCAACAGTACGAAACGTAGATCCTCGACGAATTCTGCTGCCGACGCTGTGTCTGGTGGTCGTCATGTCGGGGATATCGGGCTGCGCGAGTAGTCTGTTGAACATGGCGGGATCGAACGCGATTGGATCGAAGTTTGCCAGTTTGGTTGGCAAAGACAAGAAGTCGTCCGTAGAAAAAGAAGACGACAACGATTTTGATACCTCGACGAAAATCGAGACGCCACTGTTAAGTGACTACATCAGCGTCACCGGCAACAATGTTGTGGTGCTGCGAGGTGTGGGATTGGTTACCGGGCTGGATGGTACCGGCGGCGATCCGCCTCCGTCTCACTATCGTAAAGAATTGCTGGACGAGATGGCTCGCATCAAGGTGCCTAATCCCCAGCAAGTCCTCGCGTCCCGCAATACGGCACTTGTGACTGTGATTGCCTACTTGCCAGCGATGGTTCGCGAAGGCCAGCGATTTGATGTTCGAGTCGCTTTGCCGCCGAACAGCGAAGCGACCAGTCTGAAGGGCGGCACGCTGCTGGAAACTCGGCTGACTGAAGAAGCCACCGTCAGCGGACGCAACCTGAAAGGCCACAAATACGGGATCGCTCAGGGAGCCATCCTGACAGCACTCGGCGACGGCGGGAAAGCCAATAGTGGAATGTTGCGTCGAGGCTCCATTCCGGGCGGTGCCGTCTCATCAACAGAACGTGACCTGGAAATCATTCTGCGAAACGAATTCCGTGGCTCAAAAACGTCGCATCAAATTGCGAGCGTGATCTCTCGCCGACTGCATCACTACAACCGCATTGGCCAGCGAATTCCAATGGCTGAAGCCAAGACGGACATGATGATTGAACTGAAAGTTCATCCCATCTATCGAAACAACTTTCCTCGCTATCAGCACATGATTCGCAGCATCGCATACAAAGAATCCGATGTGTCTCGCCGACTGCGAATCGAACAACTGTCTCGCGAAATTCTGGAGCCGCAAAGCGCCAAGCGTGCGGCATTGGCTCTGGAAGCCGTTGGTACCGACAGCATTCCGTTCCTGCAGGCCGCACTCACCAGCGACAATCTGGAAGTCCGGTTCCATGCGGCTCAGGCCCTAGCGTACATGGAAGACAGCAGCGGTGTTTCAGTACTGCAGGAAGCGGCCGAAGGAGAATCAGCGTTCCGAGTTTACGCTCTGGCCGCGTTGTCCGTGATCGACGACGCCGACGCAGTGATCGCGCTGCGGGAGCTGATGTCGTCCGAAAATCTGGAAACACGTTACGGAGCTGTGCGAGCTCTGAAAGAGAAAAATCCCCACGATCCGGCCCTTGGAACTCAGAACTTCCCGCGTCAGTTTGTCCTGCATGCGGTCGAATCGACATCGAAACCAGCTGTGCACGTGGTTCGCTACCGATCGCCTGAAGTTGTCGTCTTTGGATCTCAACAGACACTGCGAATGCCGGCCGTCCTGAACGCCGGAAATCGGATTCGAGTGATGGGCCGCGCCGGAGACAAAACGGTGACTGTCACGAAGTATCGACTGAATGCAGAACCAGAACGGCACACGGCGTCTACGAACCTGGTCGACATTTTGCACGCTGTCGCAGCACTGGGAGCCACCTATCCGGACGTCGTGCAGATGTTGCTGGAAGCCGACGACCAGAAAGTGCTCACCGGCGACTTTGGCGTTGACCGCCTGCCTCAGGCCGGTCGCACGTTCCAGCGGCAATCAAACAACTCGTTGGAGTCGTCTGAAAAGGAAGCTCGCCTCGGAACACCATCGCATACCCCCGGTTTGTTCGATCGGCTAGAAGATGCTGAACAGCGATCCAGCGAAGAATCCGATTCCGCCATGTCTCGCCTGTTTGACGCGAACAGTGAGGAACTCGATGAGCCTGAGAAAACGACACAGGCGGACGAACTGCTCGAAAATGTCGAAGGCTTCCTTTCTGAAGATGCCGATGACGCGATCGAAAAAATGAACCTGTCGGAAGAGGCCGTGCCTATGGAAGTCTTGAATGATTTAGAAGATAACTTCGAATTTGAAGAAACCGATTTCAAAGAACCCATCGGATCAAAAATGCGGCGTCTATTTACCTCACCATTTAATAAGAAGAGTGAGGGTTAG
- a CDS encoding PdxA family dehydrogenase — translation MPRPIIALTAGDVAGIGPEILLHAVNSPTVRSACLPLVICHPEILLRAATVFTPNRIPKIDLLDAVPASAEELRQRFEGFESSETPRFVCLNPAGDAAATVQARVISAAAGDAAFQYLSAAITLAQSGVVDAIATAPLNKAALHAAGHHFPGHTEILAEQCGVAEFGMMLYLPESKLAPLRQIMATPPHAHADTSSLLPNRPEPVSTTTIKNNAGDSANQTSPAHHANRPTGLPVIHVTLHTSVKSIPRLLTTEGIVEKIRLMDEFLGRMGCERKAIGVCALNPHGGEDGLFGDEEARIIEPAVRQFRYRNIRVAGPLPVDTLMRRAFLGEFDGVVAMYHDQGHIPVKLIGFDSAVNITLGLPIVRTSPTHGTAFDRAWNPATPADASGMVEAILTAAMLSE, via the coding sequence ATGCCACGTCCCATAATTGCCCTGACTGCTGGTGACGTTGCCGGGATCGGGCCTGAGATTCTGCTTCACGCAGTCAACAGCCCGACCGTCCGATCGGCCTGTCTTCCCCTCGTGATCTGTCATCCGGAGATCCTGCTGCGAGCGGCAACTGTTTTCACGCCGAACCGAATCCCTAAGATCGATCTGCTTGACGCGGTGCCGGCCAGTGCCGAAGAGCTACGGCAGCGATTCGAAGGTTTCGAATCGTCGGAAACGCCGCGTTTTGTATGCCTGAATCCGGCGGGAGACGCAGCAGCAACCGTTCAAGCCCGCGTCATCTCAGCGGCCGCCGGTGATGCCGCTTTTCAATATTTGAGTGCAGCCATCACTCTGGCGCAGTCTGGCGTCGTCGATGCGATCGCGACCGCCCCTCTAAACAAAGCGGCTTTGCACGCGGCAGGGCATCATTTCCCTGGTCACACAGAAATTCTGGCCGAACAGTGCGGCGTCGCCGAATTCGGCATGATGCTGTACCTTCCCGAATCAAAGCTGGCCCCGCTACGGCAGATAATGGCAACGCCACCCCACGCTCACGCCGACACTTCATCTCTCTTGCCAAACCGTCCAGAACCAGTGTCTACGACGACCATCAAAAACAACGCCGGCGATTCCGCCAACCAAACGTCACCCGCTCACCACGCCAATCGCCCGACGGGGCTACCCGTCATTCATGTGACGTTGCATACATCGGTGAAGAGCATTCCGAGGCTGCTGACGACCGAGGGGATTGTGGAAAAAATTCGCTTGATGGACGAATTTCTGGGGCGAATGGGCTGTGAACGCAAAGCGATCGGAGTCTGCGCGCTGAACCCTCACGGCGGCGAAGATGGGCTGTTCGGCGATGAAGAAGCGAGGATCATTGAACCGGCCGTCCGGCAGTTTCGGTATCGGAATATAAGAGTGGCCGGTCCGCTGCCAGTCGACACGCTCATGCGGCGAGCCTTCCTTGGCGAATTTGACGGCGTGGTTGCGATGTACCATGACCAGGGGCACATCCCGGTCAAACTGATCGGCTTCGATTCGGCTGTGAACATTACTCTGGGCCTGCCAATCGTCCGCACAAGTCCAACTCACGGGACGGCATTCGACCGAGCATGGAACCCCGCAACACCGGCAGACGCGTCGGGCATGGTCGAAGCCATTTTGACAGCAGCGATGCTTAGCGAATGA
- the cutA gene encoding divalent-cation tolerance protein CutA yields the protein MTNLIQVHTTASSEEEAGRIADALLAQELAACVQISGPIKSRYRWQGQLEQATEWMCVAKTRADLFDAVESAIRDVHSYDQPEILATAIVAGAQGYLDWVNEVTAGG from the coding sequence ATGACGAATCTGATTCAGGTTCATACGACGGCGAGCTCAGAAGAAGAAGCGGGGCGGATTGCCGATGCGCTGCTGGCACAAGAGCTTGCTGCGTGCGTGCAGATTTCCGGGCCAATCAAAAGCCGCTATCGATGGCAGGGCCAACTGGAACAAGCGACGGAATGGATGTGCGTGGCGAAGACGCGTGCGGATCTGTTTGATGCTGTGGAATCCGCGATTCGGGACGTGCATTCGTACGATCAGCCGGAAATTTTGGCGACCGCAATTGTTGCGGGGGCTCAGGGGTACCTAGACTGGGTCAACGAGGTGACAGCCGGTGGCTAA
- a CDS encoding proline racemase family protein: MASQSSREIRVIDSHTGGEPTRIVVDGGPPLGNGSLADRRNRFRNEFDDVRTGIILEPRGSDVLVGGLLCTPTDASCVAGVIFFNNAGYLSMCGHGMIGLVVTLAHMGRITAGQHRIETPVGVVTVNLLDEHRVMVQNVPSWRFRKQVPVQVEGHGTVTGDIAWGGNWFFLVADHGKNLSSDACGALTEFALRIRAALERDGITGPDGEVIDHIELFGPPSNARTADSRNFVLCPGGAYDRSPCGTGTSAKLACLAADGKLAAGATWKQESIIGSVFDGRFEVVNSANDFPDADGPVVSPTITGSAWITGETTLILNPSDPFRMGIRMDTSGSK; this comes from the coding sequence TTGGCGTCTCAATCATCCCGTGAAATCCGTGTCATTGATTCACACACCGGCGGCGAACCGACTCGAATTGTTGTCGACGGTGGCCCGCCACTGGGAAACGGATCACTGGCGGATCGTCGCAACCGGTTTCGGAACGAATTCGACGATGTACGAACCGGGATCATTCTGGAACCCCGTGGTTCTGATGTTCTGGTTGGCGGCTTACTGTGTACGCCCACGGATGCCAGCTGCGTGGCGGGAGTTATTTTCTTCAACAACGCTGGCTACCTCAGCATGTGCGGCCACGGGATGATCGGTCTGGTGGTTACGCTGGCTCACATGGGCAGGATCACCGCGGGGCAGCATCGTATCGAAACTCCTGTCGGCGTTGTGACCGTGAACCTGCTGGACGAGCATCGTGTGATGGTGCAAAACGTGCCGTCATGGCGGTTTCGAAAACAGGTGCCCGTTCAGGTTGAAGGGCATGGTACCGTGACGGGCGATATCGCATGGGGCGGCAACTGGTTCTTCCTGGTCGCCGATCACGGCAAGAATCTGAGCAGCGATGCCTGCGGAGCACTCACGGAATTCGCGCTTCGAATTCGCGCAGCTTTGGAGCGTGACGGCATCACCGGTCCCGACGGCGAAGTGATCGACCATATTGAACTGTTTGGGCCACCTTCCAACGCCCGCACTGCCGACAGCCGCAACTTTGTGCTTTGCCCGGGCGGTGCCTATGATCGTTCTCCCTGTGGCACCGGCACCAGCGCGAAGCTGGCCTGCCTGGCGGCGGACGGAAAACTGGCAGCGGGAGCAACATGGAAGCAGGAAAGTATCATCGGCAGCGTGTTCGACGGGCGCTTTGAAGTGGTTAACAGTGCGAACGATTTTCCAGATGCCGATGGGCCGGTCGTGAGTCCCACAATCACCGGGTCGGCCTGGATCACTGGCGAAACGACATTAATTTTGAATCCGTCCGACCCATTTCGAATGGGAATCCGCATGGACACGAGCGGCAGCAAATGA
- a CDS encoding NAD(P)/FAD-dependent oxidoreductase: MTSSEKHTLIIGGGVIGAFCGWYLHKAGRKVTIIDRNEFGAGCSHGNCGYVSPSHVLPLPQPGQISVGLKAMFSRNGALKIRPRVSPSLWAWLLKFATRCNRRDMLTAGRGRNALLASSRTLYQELIETEGLEVEWQTNGLLFVFRDQKEFDHYEATEKLLRAEFNVPAERIDGASLADMEPALKPGLAGAWHYRNDAHLRPDRLMSEIKRRLVESGVTIVPQQEFQSFVKTNGKVSAVRTNNGEFEADEFVVATGPLTPMLNQELGCRIPIQPGKGYSITMARPTICPTYPMLLEEAHVGITPFDSGYRIGSTMEFAGYDTQLRPERLQYLRDGAAMYLKEPTAEPVEEEWYGWRPMTWDGLAYIDRTPKHENIWVAAGHNMLGLSMGTATGKLISEMITGQPTHIPPSPYRIGR; this comes from the coding sequence ATGACTTCCTCAGAAAAGCATACACTCATCATCGGCGGCGGAGTCATCGGTGCTTTTTGCGGATGGTATCTGCACAAGGCTGGCCGAAAGGTCACTATCATCGACCGCAATGAATTTGGCGCGGGGTGCTCGCATGGAAACTGCGGATACGTGTCGCCAAGCCACGTGCTGCCGTTACCACAGCCCGGACAGATCAGCGTTGGCCTGAAGGCAATGTTCAGCCGCAATGGGGCCTTGAAGATTCGTCCGCGAGTTTCGCCTTCGCTGTGGGCGTGGCTGCTGAAGTTCGCCACGCGGTGCAATCGTCGCGACATGCTAACCGCCGGACGAGGCAGAAACGCCTTGCTGGCATCTTCGCGAACACTCTACCAGGAACTCATCGAAACGGAGGGGCTGGAAGTCGAATGGCAGACAAACGGATTGCTGTTCGTATTTCGTGATCAGAAGGAATTCGATCACTATGAGGCAACCGAAAAACTATTGCGGGCAGAGTTCAATGTTCCGGCCGAACGGATCGATGGAGCTTCACTGGCCGACATGGAACCTGCACTGAAGCCGGGCCTCGCCGGAGCATGGCATTATCGCAACGACGCTCATCTGCGTCCCGATCGACTGATGTCGGAGATCAAACGTCGCCTGGTCGAATCGGGCGTCACTATTGTGCCGCAGCAGGAATTTCAGTCTTTCGTGAAAACGAACGGCAAAGTTTCAGCCGTCCGCACAAACAATGGCGAATTCGAAGCGGACGAATTTGTCGTCGCGACCGGCCCGCTCACACCAATGCTGAATCAGGAACTTGGCTGTCGCATTCCCATTCAGCCGGGCAAAGGCTATTCCATCACGATGGCTCGTCCGACAATCTGCCCGACATATCCCATGCTGCTGGAAGAAGCTCACGTGGGCATCACACCATTCGACAGTGGCTACCGGATCGGCAGCACAATGGAATTCGCAGGCTACGATACTCAGCTTCGTCCCGAACGACTGCAATACCTGCGCGACGGAGCGGCTATGTACCTGAAGGAGCCAACGGCCGAACCGGTGGAAGAAGAATGGTACGGATGGCGGCCGATGACCTGGGACGGCCTCGCGTACATAGACCGCACGCCGAAGCACGAAAACATTTGGGTGGCGGCCGGCCATAACATGCTGGGCCTGAGCATGGGCACCGCGACAGGAAAGCTGATTTCCGAAATGATCACCGGCCAACCAACACATATCCCCCCATCACCATACCGCATCGGCCGCTGA